The genome window AAACTTGCTTATCGGAAATGGAAAGCTAACAAGTACCAGCTTATCACGTCTTGCTGCAAGATAGTTGATAGGTCCAAGTGTTTTGTCAAATTCTTTTCTAAGTGTAAGTCGCGATACAAACTCCATGAAGTCGTGTAATCTGGTTTCGCTTCCCTCCAGTGGCTCCAAGCCTTCTTTGAATCCACCTGCAACCAACTTGCCGTTTTCGTCAATTATGCCTGCAAATCGGACGTATTTTTCGCCGGTAAGGCGTTTGCATTTTGATTCATAGAAAGCGTATTGTGATGTCAACGCATACACTGTTTTCATCTGAAATAAAAAACTTGACATTATACGCTGCCAAAACACGCACCGGTTCAAAAATTATCAATTGGTCGTATTTGCCAGGTTTCCAAAATATCGGATAAATTCATCTGCGCAGAAATTGCGGCAGAAAATAGAATCACAGAGTCGTGTATCGCAATCAATTTTTCAATTCTGCAGTGTCGCATCATGACGGAAAATATTAGGTGCGGTTTGCCGCGTGGTTTTATCAAATTAAAAAACTGACAAAACTTGGAATCAAACCTAGTTTACACTAGGTGTTGATTAAATGAATAATCATCGCGTATAGTCTCTATGTAATGTGGCTAACCAGTGCTTTGGTCTATTAGTAATGGCAGGCTCACCACTCGCCGAAGCTTGTGATCTACACCTCCATCCTATCAACGCAGTCTTCTGCTGCCGACCTCCATCATACGAAGGGTTATTTTGTCTCAGGAAGGGTTTCGCGCTTAGATGCTTTCAGCGCTTAGCCCAGATGGCTTAGCTGCCCGGCCTGCCTTGTCAGACAACCGGTAAACCAGTGGCCACGCTGCTCTGTTCCTCTCGTACTCGGAGCAACTTCCCCTCAAATAACCACGCTTCCATCAGGCAGAGACCGACCTGTCTCACGACGGTCTAAACCCAGCTCATGTTCCCTTTTAATAGGCGAGCAGCCTCACCCTTGGCCCCTGCTGCAGGACCAGGATAGGAAAAGCCGACATCGAGGTACCAAACCGCGGGGTCGATAGGAGCTCTCGCCCGCGACGAGCCTGTTATCCCTGGGGTAATTTTTCTGTCACCTCCGGGCCCCAATAGTGGGCACACGAAGGATCGCTAAGCCCGACTTTCGTCTCTGGATCCCGTGCGTTTGGAGATCCAGTCAGTCCAGCTTTTGGCTTTGCCCTCTTCAACGGATTTCTGACCCGTTTGAGCTGAACTTTGGGCCCCTTTGATATCTTTTCAAAGGGGTGCCGCCCCAGCCGAACTGCCCACCTGCACGTGTCTCTGGTCTTCACCAGATAAGCGATACTGCAAACAAAGTCTGGTGTTACAACGACGCTTCCTAACCCCCCGGAGGGAGTTAAGCATGGCTACCAGATACTCTATGCAATGTCAACTATACCGCAAGCACAAGCTGCAGTAAAACTCCACGGGGTCTTCTCTCCCCGATGGAAGATGATGGACTGTTCGTCCACCTTATGTGGCTTCACCGGGTTGTAGGCGGGGACAGTGGGGCTCTCGTTGTTCCATTCATGCACGTCGGAACTTACCCGACAAGGCATTTGGCTACCTTAAGAGAGTCAGAGTTACTCCCGGCGTTAACTGGCCCTTAGCTCGGTTGAACCCAAGTTTTAGGTACCAGCACCGGCCAGGATTCAGTGACTATACAAATCCTTTCGGACTAGCAGTCACCTGTGTTTTTATTAAACAGTCGGAACCCCCTTGTCATTGCAACCTGCTATCCCAATTTCTCATTAGGATTGCAGGCATCCCTTATACCTAAGGTACAGGACTAATTTGTCGAGTTCCCTCGCCTACGGTATACCCGATACTTCTTGGACTTCTCATCCAGTGCACCTGTGTCGGTTCTCGGTACGGGCATAGTGAATCACTCCCTACTCAGTTGTTCAATGTCCCCAAGACTCGAGCAAACTCAGCTAACGCCAAGCCATTCCTCTCTCGAATCGGTTCTCGTCATTACGACACTCCCCGACCCTGGAAGAGTTAGATACAACGACGGTTGTAAATGCCCTATCTTGAAGCGACCAAATAGGTAATAGCGCTTTCCACTAGGTACTTGAATATTAACAAGTTTCCCTTTCGATTAATTCTGTTGAGATTAATCTTAGGACCGACTAACTCCAGGCTGATGACGCATTGCCTGGAAACCCTTGCACTTGCGAAGGTAAGGATTCTCACCTTACTATGCTGTTACTGCCGCCATGATCTGCAATAGCAATCGGTCCACAGGACCTCACGGCCCTGCTTCGACCCAATCACTACGCCAACCTACCATGACTCACCCTAAGGTGAGTATCCAAAGTATCGGCACCGTACTTTAGCCCCGTCCATTTTCGAGGCCACCACGCTCGGCAGGTAAGTTGTTACACACTTTTTAAAGGATAGCTGCTTCTGAGCTTACCTCCCTGCTGTCTTGGCGTAATGACGCTCTTCCGCTTGACACTTAGTACGAATTTGGGGGCCTTAACTTTGGTCTGGGTTAAACCCCTCTCGGTTGCGAACCTTACGTCACGCAAACCCGTCTCCTTACTTCTATAATGCACATCCCTTCGGAGTTTGTAGAGGTGGTGAGGAATTTCTTCCCCGCTCCACCCTAACAGTGCTCTACAGGAAGTGCTATCTCCATAAAGGACACCCTGCGAGATGCTTCGGTTGGAACTAGCGAGCGCCAAGCTAGATTGGTTTTTGACCCCTATCCCCAAGTCAGACAAACAATTTGCACGTTAGAACTGCTTCAGCCCTCCAACGAGCTTTCGCTCGCCTTCAGCTTGCTCAGGGATAGATCGCTTGGCTTCTAGCCTTGCCGTTATGACTCAACGCACTTTCACACGCTTTCCCTCGCGGATGCTGCGGAAATTCGGTTTCCCTTCGCCTCCACCCTGTTAAGGTTTAGGCTTGCCATAACGGTAAGCTCCATGGCCCGTGTTTCGAGACGGAACGGATGACACTGATGACTAGGAACCCAAACCTTCAGCCCTATTGCTAGAACCTCTAGTCTGGAAAAATCATCTTCCATGCCACCCACGTCTGTAACCAGTAGGTTTCATGCACTTTTCACCCCCCTTCCGGGGTACTTTTCAGCTTTCCCTCACGGTACTAGTCCACTATCGGTCTTGAGTAATGTTTAGCCTTAGATGCTACTTTCACCTAAATTCCTTGCCCACTGCCAAGGACAAGTACTCTGGTCATGATAAGATCCGATACCGTTTCACTTACGGGGGTATCACCCTCTATGCCGTTACGTTCCAGAAAACTTCAGTTGCGTTCTCGGATCGTAATATCATAACCGAACACCACATCTCTGCCATGTTGCCATAACAGATTCAGTTTGGGCTGTTTCCGTTTCGCTCGCCGCTACTTGGGATATCTCAATTGGTTTCTTTTCCACATGGTACTAAGATGCTTCAATTCCCATGGTTCGATTACAGCACTTGCGTGCTGTATGTATGTAAAATACAGGATTCCTATTCGGAGATCCCGGGATCATAGGATGCTTGCGCCTACCCCGGGCTTATCGCAGCTTGCCACGTCCTTCATCTCTTCTCAAGCCTAGCAATCCTCCTACTGGCGTCTATGCACTGGTATGATTAGCCACAATATTACACGACTATACACGATGATCATCACGTGTTCCTGGGTGGAACCCGTTACATCCTTCATACGTCACTTTCATGACGCATTGCATCTGATGGTTTTTTATGTGAAGTTGTGCATTCCGCACACTATTCTTTGTCTTTGTCTAAGGAGGTGATCCGACCGCAGGTTCCCCTACGGTCACCTTGTTACGACTTTTCCCTTGTCACTGACCTCAAGCTCGATAATGCCAACAAGACACTACCTCACTAAAAGCCAACTTCAATGAAACGACGGGCGGTGTGTGCAAGGAGCAGGGACGTATTCACCGCGCGGTAGTGACGCGCAGTTACTAGGGATTCCATATTCATGAGGGCGAGTTACAGCCCTCAATCATAACTGAGGTATTGTTTGATGATTGCCTCCTCCTTTCGGATTCGGAACACATTGTCAATACCATTGCAGCCCGCGTGTGGCCCCAGAGTTTCGGGGCATACTGACCTGCCGTGGCCCCTTCCTTCCTCCGCATTAACTGCGGCGGTCCTACTAATTCGCTCCGCTACTCCAGAGAGTAACGGTAGCAACTAGGAGCAGGGGTCTCGCTCGTTACCTGACTTAACAGGACATCTCACGGCACGAGCTGGCGACGGCCATGCACCACCTCTCAGCTTGTCTGGTAAAGTCTTCAGCTTGACCTTCATTCTGCTGTCGCTCCGGGTAAGATTTCTGGCGTTGACTCCAATTGAACCGCAGGCTTCACCCCTTGTGGTGCTCCCCCGCCAATTCCTTTAAGTTTCATACTTGCGTACGTACTTCCCAGGCGGCAAACTTAACGGCTTCCCTGCGGCACTGCATTGGCCACAAGCCAATGCATCACCGAGTTTGCATCGTTTACAGCTGGGACTACCCGGGTATCTAATCCGGTTTGCTCCCCCAGCTTTCATCCCTCACCGTCGAACGTGTTCTGGTACACCGCCTTCGCCACAGGTGGTCATCAACAGATCAAAGGATTTTACCCCTTCCTATTGAGTACCGTGTACCTCTCCCACTCCCTAGCTGTCCAGTATTTTCGGCAGCCTATACGTTAAGCGCATAGATTTAACCGAAAACTTAAACAACCGGCTACGGATGCTTTAGGCCCAATAAACCTCCTGACCACTCGAGGTGCTGGTTTTACCGCGGCGGCTGACACCAGAACTTGCCCACCCCTTATTCATCAGTGGTTCTATGACTAACAAAAGACTTCTTTAGCAGAAGACACTCGGATTAACCTTGTCGTGCTTTCGCACATTGCAAAGGTTTCTCGCCTGCTGCGCCCCATAGGGCCTGGGTCCGTGTCTCAGTACCCATCTCCGGGCCCCTCCTCTCAGAGCCCGTACCTGTTATAGCCTTGGTGGGCCATTACCTCACCAACTAGCTGATAGGCCGCAGTCCCATCCTACGGCGATAAATCATTTCAACCACAAACCATTCCAGGCATTGTGGTCTATCGGGGATTATTCTCAGTTTCCCGAGGTTATCCCCATCCATAGGTTAGGTTAACTACGTGTTACTGAGCAGTCTGCCTTGTATTGCTACAACGACTCGCATGGCTTAGTACCAATCCGATAGCAGTCAGGTCCCGCAGGATCAACGGGATTCATTTTGGTTTAATTGTGTATTAATGGAATTGGACGGAATGCACAAACTTCACATAGTCAGATTAGATCTTTGATCAAATCCTCATTTTGTATGCGTAACTGGAGGCCCGTAAATCACAAAATGGTATAGTACCATACTTCATCACAAGCGCCGCCATAGCGTTACGTATGCAAAAAAATGACACAGGAAATAGCATATAAACCATTCAGAAAATTTTTCAAAAAACAGGACATAAATCGATCAAAAATATATTGGTCAATATAAGGTAGTAACAGTTGAGCGAATTAGAAAAGCAGTACAGGGAAAAAACTCGAACCTCTGCAAGTCTTTTTGAGAAATCAAAAAAACTTCATGTAAACGGAGTGAGTCACAACATCAGGTTCTTTGAGCCGTACCCATTTGTTACAAAGTCTGCAAGAGGGAAATTTCTCATCGACGTTGATTCCAACCAGTATGTGGATTTTTGGATGGGTCACTGGAGTCTCATTTTAGGACATGCCGCAAAACAAGTCCTTGCAAAAGTAAGAGCCCAGATTTCAGACGGGTGGATGCATGGAGTAGTAAACAAAAACACAATCGAACTATCAGAGATGATTTCAAAGGCAGTTCCAGTAGCGCAGAAAATTCGCTACGCGTCAACTGGGACAGAGGCCACGATGTATGCAGTGAGACTTGCGCGAGCAGTCACAGGCAAGAAAGTAATTGCAAAAATCGACGGTGGGTGGCACGGATACACTACTGATCTTCTAAAAAACGTAAACTGGCCTTTTAACGAGCCTGAGAGCATCGGACTTGTAGACGAGGAGCACATCATATCTCTCCCATACAACGACTTGGAAAAGTCATTAGAAATTTTACAGTCTGCAAAAAAAGAACTGGCAGGGATCATAGTGGAGCCGGTCCTAGGCGGGGGAGGATGCATACCTGCAACAAAGGAATATCTCAGTGGGCTGCAAGAGTACGCCAAGAAAGTAAACGCGCTGTTTATCCTAGACGAGATTGTTACGGGATTTAGATTCAGATATGGGTGCCTGTACGACACCATGAACCTCAAGCCAGACATCGTAACACTTGGAAAAATTGTCGGCGGAGGATTTCCAGTCGGAGTGATTTGTGGGACAGACGAGGTAATGAATTATGCAAACACGATGACTCACTCAAAAACAAAAAGGGCGTACATCGGAGGCGGAACGTTTTCTGCAAATCCGATGACAATGAAAGCTGGAAAGGCCACACTTGATGCGCTAAAGAACGGCAAAAGCATTTACTCAAAACTAGACGGCCTTGGAGAGAAGACAAGAAAGCAATTGGCCAAGGCGCTTTTGGGAAACGCGGTGGTAACCGGGAAGGGATCATTATTCATGACGCACTTTACAAAAGAGAACATGGAAATAAAAAACGCAGCAGATGCTGCAAGGTGCAACTCCAAGATGTTGCAGAGGTTTCATTTTGAAATGATTGTAAAAGACGGGGTGTTTTTCCTGCCAGGCAAGCTTGGCGCGTTTTCAAATGCACATTCTGACTCGGACGTAAAAACACTGGTCAGATCTGCAGAAAGATTTGCGCAAGACATGTAGAATGTTTTTTTGATTAATGCCTGAACTGTTTATTTTAAATCATTAAATTAACATCAATACAAAATCAACAGTGTAATGATTTTTCACGAGAAGAGACCCAACGACCTGATGCGCCAGGCAGTATCATTTTTGCAAAAAGATCAGCCAAAAAAGGCAATCGACGTGTTCAACCAGATACTAAAGGTAGAGCCGGAGCACAAAGAAGCGTTATTCAACAAGGGGACAGCGTTAAACCAGATTCGCAAGTATCACGACGCCATAACGTGTTTTGAGAAAATACTGAAAAAAGAACCAAACAACGAGATAGTCTTAAACAACATGGCAATAGCACTGGCAGAACTTGGAAACGTTGACGGTGCGATGGCAAGCTACGACAAGGCCATCAAATCCAAATCAAACTATGCGCCAAGCCACTACAACAGAGGAGTGCTGCTTGACAGACTGTTCCGCCACGAGGAAGCACTAGAGTCGCTTGAAAACGCAATAAAAATAGATGCGACAAAACCAAACGCATTGTTTTACAAAGGAGTGATTCTTGCAAAGCTCAAAAGGCACGAGGAGGCGCTGAGTTGCTTTTCCAAGGTTCATCAAAATCACCCGGATCACATGGAGGCGTATTTCCACAAAGGACTTGAGCTTGCAGAGATAGGAAAGCATCAAGACGCAATAATCATTTTTGAGAAAATTCTTTCTTCAGATGAGAACGTCAATGTCATCTATGCGATGGCCAGAAGCAAAGCTGCCACGGGCGAAATTGATGAATCCTGTGATCTCCTAAGGAGAGCAATGAAAAAAGACCACAAGACGATAAAGAACTGGGCAAGGGCAGAAAGGATTTTCCAGTCAGTAAACAACGAGCGAATTAACAAAATGATCAGATGACATGCAGATAGAGAAAAATAAAACGCAGTTCACCAGAAAACATGATAATTTCTGATCTAAACAAGTGCCAGCCCATAATCGGATCCGAGGGAACTAAAATAAAACAAATTTTCCATCCGCATAACACAATGCTTGGCATAGGATACAGTGTGTCACAGTGCACCGTTGGACCAGGCAAGAGATCAAAACCTCACAAGCTAAAATCATCAGAGATTTACTTTATTCTAAAGGGTCACGGCGTTTTGCACATAGATGACGAATCATCAGATATCACCGAGAATCAAGCAGCATACATACCGCCGTCTTCTCGGCAATTCATTGAAAATACAGGTGATGCTGATCTTGAATTTTTGTGCATAGTTGAGCCGGCATGGAAGCAAGAAGACGAGATAATCGAATAAACACCGCCAAGGACAAGTTATTTTTAAAATCACTACAGCCCACTTAAATACAAAAAATACATTACGCAATCATGCGCGGGTTAGATGAAATCATAGTAAACGCAATCATGCACACTGTAAAAAAAGAAATCAGCTCCAAAGATCTGGCAGACATGGAACAACAGCTGCAAAACTATGGAATGCAGATGACTGAGATTTTTTACAAGTTCCCAGAGATGAAAAAGTCGTTGCTTCGCTTCACAGATGATCTAAAAGTCATTGAAGACGAGATACTCAAGGATTTTTTGATCGTAGAGCAAGACCCAAAGACGTCAGAAATTTGGCTAGTGATTAAAAACCAATACCTGACAGAATTAATTCTGAAAACTTTTGCCGACCAAGATAAAAAAGCAATCATGAATCTTATCCAAGACGAGGCAGAGACAATTCCAAAGATTTTGGAACGATGCAAGATACCAAACACGTCAGGATACAGAAAGATGAACCAGCTCATTGACGAGAAAATGGTGACGGCAACGGGTCTGGCAGAAACGTTTGAGGGAAAGCGCGCAATATTGTACAAGTCAATAATACAGGGGATCCAGATAACCATCAATGGAAACGAAATAATTTCCAAAATATCTGTGGATCACGAAACGCTAAACTCAAGCGACATAATACGCACCATCGTTGAGATCAATCAAGGCAAGACAAAGCCAGTAGCTAACTAGCATATTTTTAAAACAGTTAAGCGTTGACCAAGTATTGAATTCAACTGACGCATACCAAATTTTAAAGATAAATCCAGGATCGTCTTTTGATGAAATAAAATACGCATACAGAAAACTTGCACTTGAATCGCATCCAGATAAAAACACAGACGAAGTAGACGGGACAAAATTCAAGAAAGTGACCGAAGCGTACCACATGCTAAAAAAAGACAACAGAATGACAAATGCAAAGAACAAAGAGTCCGCACCGAAATACACAGAGCCGAAAACAAAAAAAGAAAAAAACTTTACCGGTGCGAACTGGGGCGCAAGGCCAGGCGACAGCATACCTGAGGAAGACTGGACAAGATACACAAAACAGACAGAGCAGTCAGACCCGTTCTTTTGGAAAAGCTACGTCGCAGAGTTTTGGAAAAACTATGAATCAAAAAGCAATCAAGCAAAAAAACCCTATGACTTTAAGATAATACAAGAGCCAGAGCCTGACCTGTCAGTCAATGTAGATCACAGCTTGTGCATAGGATGCTGTAGCTGCGAGATAATCGCGCCACAGGTTTTTGCAGTAGACAAATTATCCAAGATGAATCCAAAATCCAGCGTGATAAACCAAAAGGGCGCAAAGCCCGACAAGATAATGGATGCAGCGCAAACTTGTCCGACCAAGGCAATAAGTGTAGAGGAAGAAGAAACAAAAAAACGACTATACCCATACTAGTTTGATTTTATTTTTTTCAAGACGTCATCGAATTGCTCGTCTGAAAACTTGGGCCTCTTTGAAAACATGCTGTGAATTGGACCTGCGGAGTCGTCTGGGCTGCGAGGAACCAGGTGCACATGAACATGTGGAATTTCCTGCCCGCTTGCCTTTCCATTATGAACTGCCACCAAAGTGGAGCCTGTGACTTTGTCTACCATCGAGACAACCCTGTGAACCAGTCCAAAGAGGTCTGCGTTATCATCAGGTGACAGATCTTGAATTTTTTCATGATGTTTTCTTGGGATTACCAGCGAGTGTCCAAGTGCCAGCGGAAATGCGTCTAGAAACGCCAGTGATTTTTGTGTTTCAACTACGGTTCTTGCCTTGATTTCCCCTTTTGCAATTTTACAAAATACACAGTCCATGTCTTAAACGCTAATCGTATGCAGTAACTCTGCCATATTTTACGGTAATGTATTGAAGCAAAAACCACGAAATACATTATAATGGATAAACTCAACCAAGAAAACAGTTGGCAATAAAAAACATCACAGTTTTGGGATCTGGGATAATGGGTCACGGCATTGCACAAGTCAGTGCCATGTCTGGGTACAACGTGGTGTTACGGGATATAGAGCAGCAGTTTCTTGACAAGGCGCTTGAGAAAATCAAGTGGAGCCTTGAAAAACTAGTGTCAAAGGAAAAAATAACAAAAGCACAGTCAGACGAAATTCTTTCAAGAATAAAGACCCAAGTTGACCTCAAGGAGGCAGTCAGATCAGCTGATCTGGTAATAGAGGCAGTTCCAGAAATCATGGACCTGAAAAAAAAGGTCTATTCAGAACTTGATGCGGTGGCAGGCAAGAACGTGATTTTTGCATCAAACACAAGCACACTTCCAATTACCGAAATTGCAAACATCGTAAGCAATCCAGAGAGATTCATCGGCATTCACTTTTTCAACCCACCCCAATTAATGAAACTAGTCGAAGTAATACCGGGACGAAAAACAGCGCCGGAAATTCTTAGTCAGACAGTCGAGTATGTAAAATCAGTAAAAAAAGAACCCGTAATATGCAAAAAAGACGTACCAGGGTTCATCGTCAATCGCCTTTTCATTCCGCTTGTGCACGAGGCATGCTGGTTAAAACAGAGAGAGAATCTCAAAATGGAGGAAATCGACTCTGCAGTGAAATTCAAGATGGGATTCCCGATGGGGATTTTTGAGCTTGCAGACTTTACCGGCATGGACGTGATACACAAGGCAACAATAGAATTAGAATTGCGCGACAAAAAAGTCATACTGCCCCATCCAGAGGTAGAGAGACTGTTCAATGAAAAAAAACTTGGACAGAAATCGGGCGAGGGGTTCTACAAGTACTCGGATGAAAAATACGAGCGAGTCCAGCTAGACGAGAATCTTGCTCAGAGATGTAACCCGATTCAACTGGTTGCAAACATTTTGAACAATGCGGCATGGCTTGTAACAAACAAGGCAAGTGACATTGCCGAAATCGAAAAAGCGGCGCAGCTTGGACTGGGGCTCAAAAAGCCACTCTTTGAGACAGCAAAAGAAATCGGAATTAAAAACATTGTAGACGAGCTAAACGCTCTTGCCAAAAAGCACGGTAAATTTTACGAACCAGATCCGCTGCTTGTTTCTATGCAGTGATCTGGCTTAGAATGTAATCTATGGCCTCTTTTGGCGTTTCAACGCCAACTATCTTTACGCTTTGCCTATGATCAATGTATTGATCAGCATATTTTGCCGCAATGCCGCCAGAATTCCTTAGCGCGGCCATTGGTTTTTTGTGCATGTATGCAGCACACATCTCAGATAGTGTCCCAGATCCGCCACCTATTATGACAACGCCGTCTGCAGACAGAGCGTTTAGGAAGTCCCTTGCCAAACCAAGGCCGCTTGGAATCACAACATCGCAGTACTCATTTGCAAA of Candidatus Nitrosotenuis sp. DW1 contains these proteins:
- a CDS encoding cupin domain-containing protein; the protein is MIISDLNKCQPIIGSEGTKIKQIFHPHNTMLGIGYSVSQCTVGPGKRSKPHKLKSSEIYFILKGHGVLHIDDESSDITENQAAYIPPSSRQFIENTGDADLEFLCIVEPAWKQEDEIIE
- a CDS encoding TIGR00725 family protein — protein: MAKRRQILVIGNNENGCTPELEKIAYEVGVEVARSDSVLITGGLGGVMKAASHGAHDAGGLIIGIIPQDDPSFANEYCDVVIPSGLGLARDFLNALSADGVVIIGGGSGTLSEMCAAYMHKKPMAALRNSGGIAAKYADQYIDHRQSVKIVGVETPKEAIDYILSQITA
- a CDS encoding DUF6659 family protein encodes the protein MTSQYAFYESKCKRLTGEKYVRFAGIIDENGKLVAGGFKEGLEPLEGSETRLHDFMEFVSRLTLRKEFDKTLGPINYLAARRDKLVLVSFPFPISKFVLLISAEPTVDIEKLANTVVQIFSDVS
- a CDS encoding tetratricopeptide repeat protein, producing MIFHEKRPNDLMRQAVSFLQKDQPKKAIDVFNQILKVEPEHKEALFNKGTALNQIRKYHDAITCFEKILKKEPNNEIVLNNMAIALAELGNVDGAMASYDKAIKSKSNYAPSHYNRGVLLDRLFRHEEALESLENAIKIDATKPNALFYKGVILAKLKRHEEALSCFSKVHQNHPDHMEAYFHKGLELAEIGKHQDAIIIFEKILSSDENVNVIYAMARSKAATGEIDESCDLLRRAMKKDHKTIKNWARAERIFQSVNNERINKMIR
- a CDS encoding HIT family protein, whose protein sequence is MDCVFCKIAKGEIKARTVVETQKSLAFLDAFPLALGHSLVIPRKHHEKIQDLSPDDNADLFGLVHRVVSMVDKVTGSTLVAVHNGKASGQEIPHVHVHLVPRSPDDSAGPIHSMFSKRPKFSDEQFDDVLKKIKSN
- a CDS encoding DnaJ domain-containing protein, whose protein sequence is MNSTDAYQILKINPGSSFDEIKYAYRKLALESHPDKNTDEVDGTKFKKVTEAYHMLKKDNRMTNAKNKESAPKYTEPKTKKEKNFTGANWGARPGDSIPEEDWTRYTKQTEQSDPFFWKSYVAEFWKNYESKSNQAKKPYDFKIIQEPEPDLSVNVDHSLCIGCCSCEIIAPQVFAVDKLSKMNPKSSVINQKGAKPDKIMDAAQTCPTKAISVEEEETKKRLYPY
- a CDS encoding aspartate aminotransferase family protein gives rise to the protein MSELEKQYREKTRTSASLFEKSKKLHVNGVSHNIRFFEPYPFVTKSARGKFLIDVDSNQYVDFWMGHWSLILGHAAKQVLAKVRAQISDGWMHGVVNKNTIELSEMISKAVPVAQKIRYASTGTEATMYAVRLARAVTGKKVIAKIDGGWHGYTTDLLKNVNWPFNEPESIGLVDEEHIISLPYNDLEKSLEILQSAKKELAGIIVEPVLGGGGCIPATKEYLSGLQEYAKKVNALFILDEIVTGFRFRYGCLYDTMNLKPDIVTLGKIVGGGFPVGVICGTDEVMNYANTMTHSKTKRAYIGGGTFSANPMTMKAGKATLDALKNGKSIYSKLDGLGEKTRKQLAKALLGNAVVTGKGSLFMTHFTKENMEIKNAADAARCNSKMLQRFHFEMIVKDGVFFLPGKLGAFSNAHSDSDVKTLVRSAERFAQDM
- a CDS encoding 3-hydroxyacyl-CoA dehydrogenase, producing MAIKNITVLGSGIMGHGIAQVSAMSGYNVVLRDIEQQFLDKALEKIKWSLEKLVSKEKITKAQSDEILSRIKTQVDLKEAVRSADLVIEAVPEIMDLKKKVYSELDAVAGKNVIFASNTSTLPITEIANIVSNPERFIGIHFFNPPQLMKLVEVIPGRKTAPEILSQTVEYVKSVKKEPVICKKDVPGFIVNRLFIPLVHEACWLKQRENLKMEEIDSAVKFKMGFPMGIFELADFTGMDVIHKATIELELRDKKVILPHPEVERLFNEKKLGQKSGEGFYKYSDEKYERVQLDENLAQRCNPIQLVANILNNAAWLVTNKASDIAEIEKAAQLGLGLKKPLFETAKEIGIKNIVDELNALAKKHGKFYEPDPLLVSMQ